In Bradyrhizobium guangdongense, the sequence CGCGCTCGATGCCGTCGTGTTCATGATCTACTCGCTCAACGGCGAGCGCTGCACCTCGTCGAGCCGCCTATTGGTCCAGCGGAACATCGCGGAGAAATTCGTGGAGAAGCTGACCGCGCGGGTGAAGGCGCTGAAGGTCGGCCATCCCCTCCATCCCGCTACCGAGATCGGCCCGCTGATCCACGAGCGGCACCTCGCAAAGGTCTGCTCCTTTTTCGAGGTCGCGCGCCAGGACGGCGCCACGATCGCGGTCGGCGGCAAGGCCTATGACGGTCCTGGCGGCGGACATTATGTCGAACCGACCCTGGTGACCGGCGCGCATGGCAAGATGCGTGTGGCGCAGGAAGAGGTGTTCGGCCCGTTTCTCACCGTGCTGCCCTTCAAGGATGAAACAGACGCGATCGAGATCGCCAATGACATTCGCTATGGCCTCACCGGCTATGTCTGGACCAACGATGTCGGCCGCGCGCTGCGTGTCGCCGATGCGCTGGAAGCCGGCATGATCTGGCTGAACTCCGAGAACGTCCGCCATCTGCCGACCCCGTTCGGCGGCATGAAGGCCTCCGGCATCGGCCGCGACGGGGGCGATTACTCGTTCGACTTCTACATGGAAACCAAGCACGTCTCGCTGGCGCGGGGCACGCACAAGATTCAGAAACTGGGAATTTGACGCTCGTCATTCCCTGGGGAAACGCCAATGCCCGTACCGCAACACGTCTTCGAACCGCCGTTCAACATCATCCGCTCCAGCCACGTCGTGCTCGACGTGACCGATCTGAAGCTGAGCCGCGACTTCTACGAGAGCACGGTCGGCCTGCATGTCGAGGACGCCGACGACAAGGTGGTGTACCTGCGCGCAGCCGAGGAGCATCAGCATCACTCGCTGGTGCTGCGCAAGGCGGCCGTGCCGGCCTGCGCCCGACTGGGCTTCAAGGTCGGCAATGACGGCGATCTCGACAAAGCCGCAAAGTTTCTCTCCGAAAACGGCCTCGCCCACGCGTTTGCGGATCAACCGTTCCAGGGCCGCACGCTGCAATTCACCGATCCCTTCGGCTTCCAGATCGAGCTCTATGCGTCGATGGAGCGGCGGCCGCATCTCCTGCGCCGCTATGACCTCTACCGCGGATGTCATCCGCAGCGGCTCGACCATTTCAATGTCTTCGCCGCCGAAGTACAGGACACCGTCGAGTTCTATGCGCGGCTCGGCTTCCGCCTCACCGAATACGCCGAAGAGGACGGACCGAACGGTCGCATCGCCGCCGCCTGGATGCATCGCAAGGGCAATGTCCACGATTTTGCGATCACCAACGGCAAGGGCCCTCGCCTGCACCATTTCGCTTACTGGACGCCGACGGCGATGAACATCATCCATCTCTGCGACGTGATGGCGTCACAGGGCTTTGTGAAGAACATCGAGCGCGGTCCGGGACGCCACGGCATCTCGAACGCGTTCTTCCTTTACGTGCGCGACCCGGATGGACATCGGTTGGAGCTCTACACCAGCGATTATTTCACCGGAGATCACGACCACGAGCCGCTGCGCTGGTCGCTGCGCGATCCGCGCCGCCAGACGCTGTGGGGCGCGCCGGCGCCGCGCTCCTGGTTCGAACAGGGCTCGCCCTTCACGGGCCAGCCCGTACGGGAGCCGAAATTCGTCGCCGACGTGCTGGTGGCGGATTGAGCCATGAAGCTCCCCCGTCTCGCCACCTATTCCGTCAAGGGTGATACCCGCTATGGCGCCGTTCTGGAGGGCGGCATCGTCGATCTCTCGCCGCGCTATGCCAAAGACTATCCGACGCTGCGCGAGGTGATCGCCGCCGGAAGGCTCGTGCGCCTTGCCGAAGAGTCGGCCAGCCTCACGCCGGATCGCGCGCTCGGCGATATCACCTGGCTGCCGCCGGTGCCGGCGCCGGAGAAGATCATCTGCATCGGCGTCAACTATCCCGATCGGAACGCCGAGTACAAGGATGGCCAGGAGGCGCCGAAATATCCGAGCATGTTCATGCGCTCGCCGCGCTCCTTCGTCGGCCACGACACGCCGCTGGTGCGCCCACGCGCGTCCGCGCAGCTCGACTACGAAGGCGAGATCGTGCTGGTGATCGGCAAGCAAGGCCGGCACATCCCTGAAAGCAGCGCACTCGATCACATCGCCGCCCTCACCCTGTGCAACGAAGGCTCGGTGCGCGACTGGCTACGCCACGCCAAGTTCAACGTCACCCAAGGCAAGAACTTCGATTCCAGCGGCAGCCTCGGTCCGTGGCTCGTGCCCTACACAAGGGAAGCGCAGATCGCCGACATCAGGCTGACCACGCATGTCAACGGCGAGCTCAGACAGGACGATCGTACCAGCCGGCTGATGTTTCCGTTCCGCTACCTCATCAGCTATATCTCCACCTTCGCAACGCTCGTTCCCGGCGACATCATCGTCACGGGCACGCCGACCGGTGCGGGTGCGCGGTTCGATCCGCCGCGCTATTTGAAGCCGGGTGACGTGATCGAGGTCGCGGCTGAGGGCATCGGCACCTTGCGCAACGGCGTCATCGACGAAGCCTGAGACATCGATTGAAGTGGAATGATGCAATGACCACCCTCACCGGCGGCGAAGCGATCGTAAGCGGGCTCGTCGCCCATGGCGTCAATACCGTGTTCGGCCTGCCCGGCGCGCAGGTCTACGGCCTGTTCGACGCCTTCCACCAGGCCCAGCTCAAGGTGATCGGCGCGCGGCACGAGCAGGCCTGCGGCTACATGGCTTTCGGCTATGCGCGCTCCAGCGGCAGGCCCGGCGTGTTCAGCGTGGTGCCCGGTCCCGGCGTGCTCAACGCCAGCGCGGCGCTGCTCACCGCGTTCGGCTGCAACGAGCCGGTGCTGTGCGTTACCGGCCAGGTGCCGACGCAGTTCCTCGGCAAAGGCCGCGGCCATCTCCACGAAATGCCGGACCAGCTCGCCACCTTGCGCACCTATGTGAAATGGGCCGACCGGATCGAATATCCCGGCAACGCGCCGACCGTCGTTGCGCGCGCCTTTCAGGAGATGATGTCAGGCCGGCGCGGACCCGCCTCGGTCGAAATGCCGTGGGACGTTTTCAC encodes:
- the hpaD gene encoding 3,4-dihydroxyphenylacetate 2,3-dioxygenase — its product is MPVPQHVFEPPFNIIRSSHVVLDVTDLKLSRDFYESTVGLHVEDADDKVVYLRAAEEHQHHSLVLRKAAVPACARLGFKVGNDGDLDKAAKFLSENGLAHAFADQPFQGRTLQFTDPFGFQIELYASMERRPHLLRRYDLYRGCHPQRLDHFNVFAAEVQDTVEFYARLGFRLTEYAEEDGPNGRIAAAWMHRKGNVHDFAITNGKGPRLHHFAYWTPTAMNIIHLCDVMASQGFVKNIERGPGRHGISNAFFLYVRDPDGHRLELYTSDYFTGDHDHEPLRWSLRDPRRQTLWGAPAPRSWFEQGSPFTGQPVREPKFVADVLVAD
- a CDS encoding fumarylacetoacetate hydrolase family protein, whose translation is MKLPRLATYSVKGDTRYGAVLEGGIVDLSPRYAKDYPTLREVIAAGRLVRLAEESASLTPDRALGDITWLPPVPAPEKIICIGVNYPDRNAEYKDGQEAPKYPSMFMRSPRSFVGHDTPLVRPRASAQLDYEGEIVLVIGKQGRHIPESSALDHIAALTLCNEGSVRDWLRHAKFNVTQGKNFDSSGSLGPWLVPYTREAQIADIRLTTHVNGELRQDDRTSRLMFPFRYLISYISTFATLVPGDIIVTGTPTGAGARFDPPRYLKPGDVIEVAAEGIGTLRNGVIDEA